A genomic window from Nosocomiicoccus massiliensis includes:
- the ftsH gene encoding ATP-dependent zinc metalloprotease FtsH, giving the protein MPKNTGRNILLLAILAVILFGIFQSLNGGTQADKELQYKPFIEALENQNIEKMTIQPENNVYLVKGKLKDQEDHESFHTVIPYNATGDLDSILETAKKDNDLKFNVEPAKEQSPWTGMLFTFIPLLVILFFFLFLMSNAQGGGGNRMMNFGKSKAKQFDNTKSKTRFTDVAGADEEKAELIEVVDFLKDHRKFDKMGARIPKGVLLTGPPGTGKTLIARAVAGEAGVPFFSISGSDFVEMFVGVGASRVRDLFEQAKKNSPCIIFIDEIDAVGRQRGAGVGGGHDEREQTLNQLLVEMDGFAGNEGIIMIAATNRADILDPALLRPGRFDRQIQVGLPDVKGREAVLKVHSRNKPLDETVDLKAIAQRTPGFSGADLENLLNEAALVATRAGKNTIDMRDVDEATDRVIAGPAKKSRVMSEKERRIVAFHEAGHTVIGMVLDEAETVHKVTIVPRGQAGGYAVMLPKEDRYFMTKPELQDRIVGLLGGRVAEEVTFGEASTGAHNDFQRTTSLARKMVMEFGMSEKLGPIQFGETGGQVFLGKEMGHEKSYSDKFAYEIDLEVQKIVKEAYERCHEILTTHQEQLTLIAETLLVEETLDREQIEGLFHDGKLPERKYDDSHLEEDTEDDEKVGHSYEEIKEKLQRHEDVSDNEEEVSRPEMTEDEDVTEDVDPKGPNEQRDVQDDRDNK; this is encoded by the coding sequence ATGCCTAAAAATACTGGCCGTAATATATTGCTTTTAGCAATTCTAGCAGTAATATTATTCGGTATATTCCAAAGCTTAAATGGCGGCACTCAAGCAGATAAAGAGCTGCAGTACAAACCATTTATCGAAGCTTTAGAAAATCAAAATATAGAAAAAATGACGATTCAGCCTGAAAATAATGTGTATCTTGTTAAAGGTAAACTAAAAGATCAGGAAGATCATGAATCATTCCATACAGTGATTCCTTATAATGCAACTGGAGATTTAGATTCAATTTTAGAAACAGCTAAGAAAGACAACGACCTTAAATTTAACGTTGAACCAGCAAAAGAACAAAGCCCGTGGACAGGAATGTTATTTACGTTCATACCGCTACTTGTGATTCTATTCTTCTTCTTATTCTTAATGTCTAATGCACAAGGTGGCGGTGGAAACCGCATGATGAACTTCGGTAAAAGTAAGGCGAAGCAATTTGATAACACGAAATCAAAAACACGCTTTACAGATGTTGCCGGAGCAGATGAAGAAAAAGCAGAACTTATCGAGGTTGTGGACTTCTTAAAAGATCACCGCAAATTCGATAAAATGGGTGCGCGTATTCCGAAAGGGGTACTATTAACCGGACCTCCAGGTACAGGTAAAACATTAATTGCACGTGCAGTAGCAGGTGAAGCAGGCGTTCCATTCTTCTCGATTTCAGGTTCTGATTTCGTAGAGATGTTCGTCGGTGTTGGTGCGTCACGTGTACGTGACTTATTCGAACAAGCAAAGAAAAATTCACCATGCATTATCTTTATTGACGAAATCGATGCTGTCGGTCGTCAACGTGGTGCAGGTGTCGGTGGTGGACACGATGAGCGTGAACAAACACTCAACCAATTACTCGTAGAAATGGACGGGTTTGCAGGCAACGAAGGTATTATTATGATCGCTGCAACAAACCGTGCAGATATTTTAGACCCGGCATTATTACGTCCTGGTCGTTTTGATAGACAAATTCAAGTCGGATTACCTGACGTAAAAGGCCGTGAAGCTGTACTTAAAGTACACTCACGTAACAAGCCGTTAGACGAAACAGTCGACTTAAAAGCAATCGCACAACGTACGCCTGGATTCTCAGGTGCAGATTTAGAAAACTTACTAAACGAAGCAGCACTTGTTGCGACTCGTGCGGGTAAAAATACGATTGACATGCGAGACGTAGACGAAGCGACAGACCGCGTAATCGCAGGTCCTGCTAAGAAATCTCGCGTTATGAGTGAAAAAGAACGTCGTATCGTTGCGTTCCACGAAGCTGGACATACAGTAATCGGTATGGTGTTAGACGAAGCAGAAACAGTTCACAAAGTTACGATTGTTCCGCGTGGTCAAGCAGGCGGATATGCCGTGATGCTTCCTAAAGAAGATCGCTACTTTATGACAAAACCAGAGCTTCAAGACCGAATCGTTGGATTACTCGGTGGACGTGTTGCAGAAGAAGTTACGTTTGGTGAAGCATCAACAGGTGCACATAACGACTTCCAAAGAACGACAAGTCTCGCTAGAAAAATGGTAATGGAATTTGGTATGAGTGAAAAACTTGGGCCAATCCAATTTGGTGAGACAGGCGGTCAAGTATTCTTAGGTAAAGAAATGGGTCACGAGAAGAGTTACTCAGATAAATTTGCTTATGAAATTGACTTAGAAGTTCAAAAGATTGTTAAAGAAGCGTACGAAAGATGTCACGAAATCTTAACGACGCATCAAGAACAATTAACATTAATTGCGGAAACGTTACTCGTCGAAGAGACGTTAGACCGCGAACAAATAGAAGGGTTATTCCACGACGGAAAATTACCTGAACGTAAGTATGATGATAGTCATCTAGAAGAAGATACTGAAGATGATGAAAAAGTTGGTCATTCATACGAAGAAATCAAAGAAAAGTTACAACGTCATGAAGACGTATCTGATAACGAGGAAGAAGTTTCTCGTCCAGAAATGACAGAAGACGAAGACGTTACAGAAGACGTGGATCCAAAAGGTCCAAACGAACAACGTGACGTACAAGACGATAGAGATAACAAATAA
- the hpt gene encoding hypoxanthine phosphoribosyltransferase, whose protein sequence is MTLRNDIDEILFSEEDIKEITKRLASELTRDYDCKNPVFVALLKGSIMFMGDLVKYVDTHLEMDFMDVSSYVGTKSTGEVKILKDLSTSIEGRHVVIVEDIVETGATLNYIIDFLRSRKAESVEVVTLLDKPIPERKLEVDVKYIGTTIPEGFVVGYGLDFNENYRNLPYIGLLKPELYN, encoded by the coding sequence ATGACGCTTAGAAATGATATTGATGAAATACTTTTTAGCGAAGAAGATATTAAAGAAATTACGAAACGACTTGCTTCTGAGTTAACACGTGATTACGATTGTAAAAATCCGGTTTTTGTGGCGCTATTAAAAGGCTCGATCATGTTTATGGGAGACCTCGTAAAGTACGTCGATACACACTTAGAAATGGACTTTATGGACGTGTCGAGTTACGTCGGAACAAAATCGACAGGAGAAGTAAAGATACTGAAAGACTTATCGACGTCAATTGAAGGGCGTCACGTCGTAATTGTAGAAGATATCGTCGAAACAGGTGCGACTCTTAACTATATCATTGACTTTTTACGTTCTAGAAAAGCTGAGAGTGTTGAAGTTGTTACGCTTTTAGATAAGCCAATACCTGAACGTAAACTAGAAGTCGACGTTAAATATATCGGTACGACAATTCCTGAAGGATTCGTCGTCGGTTACGGACTAGATTTCAATGAAAACTATCGTAACTTGCCATATATCGGTTTACTAAAACCAGAACTATATAACTAA
- the tilS gene encoding tRNA lysidine(34) synthetase TilS: MVKLNVTWTPSDNIAIALSGGIDSTVLYHLLTTRYRDTYRELYILHVNHGSREASIGEEQALRKMADSDGYVFLSTTLNLDKFSQRKGRDLRYAFFYDMLNEYDIDYCLTAHHKDDDFETIMFELLTGRHLKGIGIPSQFGKVLRPMMSVRLQEIEQYAHEHRLEYFEDHTNDTNDYTRNYIRHEVLPNIEQHDELHLESLTQFKEDYNEMTQYFKQEAESFLKDKPVSRKKFNACSHILKVYILNRWLNVGRAYSVEMIRLLQSDTSQFELPVGEQSFVCSYDDCYVISDRMFDEEMTIDDAGTYYFNGYKITVDGSPNLTVRTFQPGDRVAIPNVGTKKVNRLFIDKKISHEKRKTMPIIVDDTGTIVAVGNIYNIIELLSNFKIDLHVEELYYDA, encoded by the coding sequence ATGGTCAAATTAAACGTCACTTGGACGCCGTCAGACAATATCGCCATAGCGTTATCGGGTGGTATAGACTCGACGGTTTTATATCATTTATTGACAACGCGTTATAGAGATACATATCGAGAGTTATATATATTACACGTTAACCACGGGAGTCGAGAGGCCTCTATCGGTGAAGAACAAGCGTTACGAAAAATGGCGGATAGTGACGGATATGTATTTTTATCGACGACATTAAATTTAGACAAGTTTTCACAGCGAAAAGGGCGAGACTTACGATATGCGTTCTTTTATGACATGTTAAACGAATACGACATCGATTACTGTTTAACGGCGCATCATAAAGATGATGACTTTGAAACGATTATGTTTGAGTTATTAACCGGTCGCCATTTAAAAGGCATTGGTATTCCGTCTCAGTTCGGTAAAGTACTTCGACCGATGATGAGTGTTCGTTTACAAGAAATCGAACAGTATGCACATGAACATCGTCTTGAATATTTTGAAGATCATACAAACGACACGAACGACTATACGAGAAATTATATTCGTCACGAAGTGTTACCAAATATCGAACAGCATGACGAGCTGCATTTAGAAAGTTTGACGCAATTTAAAGAAGATTACAACGAAATGACGCAATATTTTAAACAAGAGGCTGAAAGCTTTCTTAAAGATAAGCCTGTTAGCCGAAAGAAGTTTAACGCGTGTAGTCACATATTAAAAGTATATATCTTAAATCGCTGGTTAAACGTCGGCAGAGCGTATAGTGTAGAAATGATTCGGTTGTTACAGAGTGACACGAGTCAATTTGAATTGCCAGTTGGTGAACAAAGTTTCGTCTGTAGTTATGACGATTGCTACGTCATAAGTGACCGAATGTTCGATGAAGAGATGACGATTGATGACGCTGGCACGTACTATTTTAATGGTTATAAAATTACAGTTGATGGTTCGCCGAACTTAACCGTTCGCACGTTTCAACCAGGTGACCGTGTGGCGATACCGAACGTCGGTACTAAAAAGGTGAATCGGCTTTTTATCGACAAAAAAATTAGTCATGAAAAGCGAAAAACGATGCCGATTATTGTCGATGACACCGGTACAATTGTTGCGGTAGGTAATATTTATAATATAATAGAACTATTAAGCAATTTTAAAATAGACTTACATGTTGAGGAGTTATATTATGACGCTTAG
- a CDS encoding S1 RNA-binding domain-containing protein, whose translation MSVEVGEKLVGKVTGVKPFGAFVELPNGKSGLVHISEVANKFVEDINDHLKVNDEVEVKVLSVGDDGKISLSIKQAEKPKKQRRAQSPEDFEKKLSNFLKDSEERMSSIKRQADARRGGR comes from the coding sequence ATGTCAGTTGAAGTTGGCGAAAAACTCGTCGGAAAAGTCACAGGAGTTAAACCGTTCGGAGCATTTGTTGAATTACCGAATGGAAAGAGTGGTCTCGTACACATTAGTGAGGTTGCAAACAAATTCGTTGAGGATATTAATGATCACCTTAAAGTAAACGATGAAGTCGAAGTAAAAGTATTATCTGTTGGTGATGATGGAAAGATTTCTTTATCTATTAAACAAGCAGAGAAACCAAAAAAGCAACGTAGAGCACAGTCTCCAGAAGACTTTGAAAAGAAACTCTCAAACTTCTTAAAAGATAGTGAAGAGCGTATGAGTTCAATTAAAAGACAAGCGGACGCACGTCGCGGCGGACGTTAA
- a CDS encoding FtsB family cell division protein encodes MTNKIIKMLNKYTIDLDSKKESLKGERKVRRRRMIIVSMLAFVFIFAFISGGIKQKVENRALKDEVRETELVLEEKQEKRAELEQEIIQLNDENYIRRIARGDFFMSGSGELIFSLPESKKESTQTETQTNENEDSESKE; translated from the coding sequence ATGACGAACAAAATTATTAAAATGCTCAATAAATATACAATCGATTTAGACTCTAAAAAAGAGTCGCTTAAAGGTGAGCGTAAAGTGAGACGCCGTCGTATGATTATTGTGTCGATGCTCGCGTTTGTCTTTATATTTGCATTCATATCTGGCGGCATCAAACAAAAAGTAGAGAATCGCGCGTTAAAAGACGAAGTACGTGAAACAGAACTCGTCTTAGAAGAAAAACAAGAGAAGCGTGCAGAACTTGAACAAGAGATTATTCAACTAAATGATGAAAATTATATTCGTCGTATTGCCCGTGGAGATTTCTTTATGTCTGGTAGCGGAGAACTGATTTTCTCGTTACCAGAATCTAAAAAAGAATCGACTCAAACAGAAACACAAACAAATGAAAACGAAGATTCAGAGTCAAAAGAGTAA
- a CDS encoding RNA-binding S4 domain-containing protein gives MRLDKFLKVSRIIKRRPLAKTMSDDGRIEVNGKVAKAGTTVNVGDELKIRFGNRIVTYEILDLKEHAKKEEAELMAKMLHDEKIEDDKDESGW, from the coding sequence ATGAGACTCGATAAGTTTTTAAAAGTGTCACGTATTATTAAACGTCGTCCACTTGCGAAGACGATGAGTGACGACGGACGTATCGAAGTAAACGGTAAAGTCGCAAAAGCAGGCACGACAGTTAACGTCGGTGACGAACTTAAAATTCGTTTTGGGAACCGTATCGTCACGTACGAAATCCTCGATTTAAAAGAGCATGCTAAAAAAGAAGAAGCCGAATTAATGGCAAAAATGCTACACGATGAAAAAATAGAAGACGATAAAGACGAATCTGGATGGTAA
- a CDS encoding MazG nucleotide pyrophosphohydrolase domain-containing protein has protein sequence MITIVGLGSSDVDHMTVGVYNRLKTSDFVYLRTNDHPAVELLHTENISYKSFDNYYVESETFEETYEKIVDTLLSKGKDTDIIYAVPGSPLLYETTTELLLNNDAGVEVDVIGGQSFIDVCIEAVNIRVNEGFQILDGSTLTERDLNHRQHTLITQVYDQFSVSDVKLTLLDYYEPETPVTLIVAAGSREEKLITKPLEEIDYDVPNSNLMTMFIEKIDSETLDNRSIYHMREIYQVLVGENGCPWDKVQTHQSLERFLLEESYEVIEAIEKEDDNLLVEELGDILLQVGLHAAIAERDGYFNFHDILESLNRKIVHRHPHVFGDVEVNNQSELTEVWNAQKKKEGKTERIKYEKEYATTVLEWMKETIHSGKSLDEILEEQHETR, from the coding sequence ATGATAACGATTGTCGGTCTTGGAAGTAGTGACGTCGATCATATGACAGTTGGTGTTTATAACAGATTAAAAACAAGCGACTTTGTATACTTACGTACAAACGATCATCCTGCTGTCGAACTGCTGCATACTGAAAATATTTCGTATAAATCATTTGACAATTATTACGTTGAAAGTGAAACGTTCGAAGAGACGTACGAAAAAATCGTAGACACATTACTATCAAAAGGAAAAGATACAGACATCATTTATGCAGTACCTGGATCACCGTTGTTATACGAAACGACGACAGAATTACTGCTAAATAACGATGCTGGTGTGGAAGTAGATGTTATTGGTGGACAGAGTTTTATCGACGTGTGTATTGAAGCGGTAAATATTCGTGTAAACGAAGGGTTTCAAATTTTAGACGGCTCGACATTAACTGAACGCGATTTAAATCACCGTCAACATACACTAATTACACAAGTGTACGATCAGTTTTCAGTATCAGATGTGAAACTGACGCTTCTCGACTATTACGAACCAGAGACGCCAGTCACTTTAATTGTCGCAGCTGGTAGCCGTGAAGAAAAACTAATTACAAAACCACTCGAAGAAATCGATTATGACGTACCAAATTCGAATTTAATGACGATGTTTATCGAAAAAATCGACAGTGAAACGTTAGATAACCGTTCGATTTACCACATGCGTGAAATTTACCAAGTGCTCGTTGGTGAAAATGGATGTCCGTGGGATAAAGTTCAAACACATCAATCGCTCGAACGATTTTTACTCGAAGAGTCGTATGAAGTGATTGAAGCTATTGAAAAAGAAGACGATAATCTTCTCGTCGAAGAACTGGGAGATATTTTACTTCAAGTCGGTTTACACGCAGCGATTGCTGAACGAGACGGTTATTTTAATTTCCACGATATATTAGAGAGCTTAAATCGTAAAATTGTTCATAGACATCCGCACGTTTTTGGAGATGTTGAAGTAAACAATCAAAGTGAGTTAACAGAAGTATGGAACGCTCAAAAGAAAAAAGAAGGTAAAACAGAACGTATAAAATACGAAAAAGAATACGCAACGACAGTACTTGAATGGATGAAGGAAACGATTCACTCAGGGAAATCGTTAGACGAAATATTGGAGGAACAACATGAGACTCGATAA
- the mfd gene encoding transcription-repair coupling factor, translated as MHNRVKERIRQDSRVREVLDYTPNQSLLVTGITDEFKGPLFHEVVEANDSPVVLFVENNHKMEKLQSQLMAYTEDVYTFPVGDIMIETMADQSPEFKKERMRTLYALLEREKGLFIVPTEGLMKPLMVPEKLSTYKKKLELGSDIDYGAFIRYLSDVGYVRREEVQNFGEFAVRGDIFDVYMSSGLVRIELFDTEVDSIRAIDEETKRSTHNLESVTLEPFSEYVLEEDERDALIEHITKLYDKTKETIDKGAHESLDTYFEKLTNKDYTMSHLSQFSHLLYDDEVSILDYISEDAIILIDEVKTIEASFEREVRAMHNYYESLQEAGKMLSEGGNYLEHQLERLYKRDAIYFTLFLSALPVNVQDIVKISVKPTEIYYGQYDILASNINQMVRDGFLVNIVLRDEEELKKTRQLLEDLNIDSFIKELPEDVENGVVLSIGEFDAGFILPFMHAAVLTSKELYNRTSKKKRRTKKLSNAEKIKSYQELNVGDYIVHVHHGVGRYLGIETLEVGGLHNDYMKLQYKGTDQLFIPVDQMDLVQKYVSSDDGAPKMHKLGGTEWKKTKAKVESSVNELADELLKLYQERAATEGFKFSPDNDMVQSFEERFPYEETPDQLASIHEIKQDMERVQPMDRLLCGDVGYGKTEVAIRAAFKAVQDGKQVAVLVPTTILAAQHYETFIERIEDFPVNVEMMSRFRTPKEMREVKKGLKEGTVDIVIGTHTILGKTVEFKDLGLLIVDEEQRFGVKHKERIKQLKTNVDVLTLTATPIPRTLHMSLMGVRDLSVIETPPQNRFPVQTYVLEYNGNFVKEAINRELARGGQVFYLHNRTDTIYEKAIHIETLVPDASVGVMHARMTELEIEETMQAFVNNEYDILVTTTIIETGVDVPNANTLIIEDSDRFGLSQLYQIRGRVGRSNRISYAYLFYQPNKVLTEVAEKRLAAIKEYTELGSGFKIAMRDLNIRGAGNLLGKHQSGFIDSVGYELYSDMLETAVLEKRGLSIEEKEPANIPVEIELDAYLPASYISHEQSKIDLYKRLRAVGSIEALRDIEDEMIDRFGEYPVEVENLIDLVRVKIYALILGGYRVYEDKQYFYLNLTKDATAQIDGERLFIDTNDYKRELRIRVQNNEIQFQVKSKDIKLFIDILKRSLNSKKEEAV; from the coding sequence ATGCATAACCGAGTTAAAGAGAGAATCAGACAAGACTCTCGCGTGAGAGAGGTTTTAGACTATACGCCCAATCAGTCACTACTCGTTACGGGTATAACAGATGAGTTTAAAGGGCCGTTATTTCACGAGGTCGTCGAAGCGAACGATTCACCCGTCGTGTTATTTGTTGAAAACAATCATAAAATGGAGAAACTACAAAGCCAACTAATGGCGTATACAGAAGACGTGTATACATTTCCTGTTGGCGACATTATGATTGAAACGATGGCAGACCAAAGCCCAGAATTTAAAAAAGAGCGCATGCGAACGTTATATGCCCTTCTTGAAAGAGAGAAAGGGTTATTTATCGTGCCGACAGAAGGACTTATGAAGCCGTTAATGGTGCCTGAAAAACTATCGACATACAAAAAGAAATTAGAGCTCGGTAGTGATATCGATTATGGTGCGTTTATTCGTTACTTATCTGACGTTGGATACGTGAGACGTGAAGAGGTCCAAAACTTCGGTGAATTCGCAGTACGTGGAGATATTTTTGACGTGTATATGTCGAGTGGGCTCGTACGTATCGAATTATTCGACACAGAGGTCGACTCAATACGCGCCATTGACGAAGAAACAAAGCGTTCTACACATAATCTAGAATCTGTCACGCTCGAACCATTTTCAGAATATGTGTTAGAAGAAGATGAACGCGACGCGCTGATTGAGCATATTACAAAGCTGTACGATAAAACGAAAGAAACGATCGACAAAGGTGCACATGAATCACTCGATACGTACTTCGAGAAGTTGACTAATAAAGACTATACGATGAGTCATTTAAGCCAATTTAGTCATTTACTTTATGACGATGAAGTATCGATTTTAGACTATATTAGTGAAGATGCGATTATATTAATCGATGAAGTCAAAACGATAGAAGCAAGTTTTGAACGTGAAGTCCGTGCGATGCATAATTATTACGAAAGCCTTCAAGAAGCAGGTAAGATGCTCAGTGAAGGTGGAAATTATTTAGAGCATCAACTCGAGCGTCTATATAAAAGAGATGCGATTTATTTTACACTATTTTTAAGTGCGCTACCTGTGAACGTACAAGACATCGTTAAAATCTCTGTGAAACCGACTGAAATTTATTACGGACAATACGATATACTCGCATCCAACATTAATCAGATGGTACGTGATGGCTTTTTAGTAAACATCGTTTTACGTGACGAAGAAGAACTAAAAAAGACGCGCCAGTTACTCGAAGATTTAAATATCGATAGTTTCATAAAAGAACTTCCTGAAGATGTAGAAAATGGTGTTGTACTATCCATTGGAGAATTCGATGCAGGTTTTATACTGCCATTTATGCATGCTGCAGTTTTAACGAGTAAAGAGCTCTATAACCGTACGTCAAAAAAGAAGCGTCGTACGAAAAAGCTATCTAATGCTGAAAAAATTAAATCTTATCAAGAATTAAACGTCGGAGATTATATCGTACACGTACATCACGGTGTTGGGCGTTATCTCGGTATAGAAACGTTAGAAGTTGGCGGTCTACACAATGACTATATGAAACTTCAATATAAAGGGACGGACCAATTATTTATCCCTGTCGATCAAATGGACCTCGTACAAAAATACGTCTCTAGTGACGACGGTGCACCAAAAATGCATAAGCTCGGAGGTACAGAGTGGAAGAAAACAAAAGCGAAAGTTGAAAGTAGCGTAAATGAACTTGCTGACGAATTACTTAAGTTGTACCAAGAACGTGCAGCGACTGAAGGGTTTAAATTTAGTCCAGATAATGACATGGTTCAGTCATTTGAAGAACGTTTCCCTTATGAAGAGACGCCAGACCAACTTGCATCTATTCACGAAATTAAACAAGATATGGAAAGAGTGCAGCCAATGGACCGACTGCTATGTGGTGACGTTGGTTATGGTAAAACAGAGGTCGCAATTCGTGCAGCATTTAAAGCAGTTCAAGACGGCAAACAAGTCGCGGTGCTCGTACCGACGACGATTTTAGCCGCACAGCACTATGAAACGTTCATTGAACGTATTGAAGATTTCCCAGTCAACGTGGAGATGATGTCGCGTTTTAGAACGCCTAAAGAAATGCGTGAAGTTAAAAAAGGTCTAAAAGAAGGAACGGTCGATATCGTTATCGGTACACATACGATTCTCGGTAAAACGGTAGAGTTTAAAGACCTTGGACTTCTCATTGTCGACGAAGAGCAGCGCTTTGGTGTAAAACATAAGGAGCGCATTAAGCAGCTAAAAACAAACGTCGACGTATTAACTTTAACGGCTACACCGATTCCAAGAACGCTACACATGAGTTTAATGGGTGTTAGAGACTTATCAGTGATTGAGACGCCTCCACAAAACCGTTTCCCAGTTCAAACGTACGTCTTAGAATATAACGGGAACTTCGTCAAAGAAGCAATTAACCGTGAACTCGCAAGAGGCGGACAAGTGTTTTATCTCCACAATCGTACGGATACGATTTACGAAAAAGCAATTCACATTGAAACGCTCGTGCCTGATGCGAGTGTTGGAGTGATGCACGCGAGAATGACTGAGTTAGAAATCGAAGAGACGATGCAAGCGTTCGTCAATAACGAGTACGACATACTCGTGACGACGACGATTATCGAAACGGGTGTCGACGTGCCGAACGCAAATACTCTAATTATTGAAGACTCAGATCGCTTCGGATTGTCGCAACTGTATCAAATTAGAGGTCGCGTTGGTCGTAGTAACCGAATTAGTTACGCGTATCTTTTCTATCAACCAAACAAAGTGTTAACAGAAGTTGCTGAAAAGCGACTTGCGGCAATTAAAGAATACACTGAACTCGGAAGCGGGTTTAAAATTGCGATGCGCGACTTAAATATACGTGGTGCCGGGAACTTACTCGGTAAACACCAATCTGGATTCATCGATTCAGTTGGATACGAGTTATATTCAGATATGTTAGAGACTGCTGTGCTAGAAAAGCGTGGTTTATCTATTGAGGAGAAAGAACCTGCAAACATACCAGTCGAAATCGAACTCGATGCATATTTACCAGCATCTTATATTTCACATGAGCAATCGAAAATTGACCTATATAAACGTTTAAGAGCAGTGGGTAGTATTGAAGCGTTACGAGATATTGAAGATGAAATGATCGACCGATTTGGAGAATACCCAGTAGAAGTCGAGAATTTAATCGACCTCGTACGTGTGAAGATTTATGCACTAATACTCGGTGGGTATAGAGTATATGAAGATAAACAATACTTCTATTTAAACTTAACGAAAGACGCAACAGCACAAATTGACGGCGAACGGTTGTTTATCGACACGAATGATTATAAAAGAGAACTTCGTATTCGAGTACAAAATAACGAAATTCAGTTTCAAGTGAAATCGAAAGACATTAAGCTATTTATCGATATTTTAAAACGCTCGCTGAATAGTAAAAAGGAGGAAGCGGTATGA
- the pth gene encoding aminoacyl-tRNA hydrolase, with the protein MKCFVGLGNPGPKYDNTRHNIGFMAIDKLSDSLNIDLDENKFKCEFGTGLVNGEKVMLVKPQTFMNLSGEGVRPLIDYFNIELDDVYILYDDMDLGLGKLRLRQKGSAGGHNGIRSLNQHFKTEKYKRIRIGIGRPDGPMPIVNWVLSKFTKEDMVTLEKVLDVTTDACEMAINHDFIDVMNRYNGDINA; encoded by the coding sequence ATGAAGTGCTTTGTTGGACTTGGGAACCCAGGACCTAAATATGACAATACACGTCATAACATTGGATTTATGGCGATTGATAAATTAAGTGATAGTTTAAATATCGATTTAGATGAAAATAAGTTTAAATGTGAATTTGGTACAGGTTTAGTGAACGGCGAAAAGGTAATGCTCGTTAAACCTCAAACATTTATGAACTTATCTGGGGAAGGCGTTCGCCCGTTAATCGATTATTTCAATATTGAACTCGACGATGTTTATATATTATATGACGATATGGATCTTGGACTCGGGAAACTGAGACTGCGTCAAAAAGGTAGTGCAGGCGGGCACAACGGGATTCGTTCGTTAAACCAACACTTCAAAACTGAAAAATATAAGCGTATTCGTATTGGAATTGGTCGTCCAGATGGTCCAATGCCAATCGTGAACTGGGTGTTATCAAAATTCACAAAAGAAGACATGGTCACACTCGAAAAAGTGTTAGACGTCACGACAGATGCGTGTGAAATGGCAATCAATCACGACTTTATAGATGTTATGAACCGTTATAACGGTGATATCAATGCATAA